A section of the Armatimonadota bacterium genome encodes:
- a CDS encoding bifunctional riboflavin kinase/FAD synthetase: MQIVVGADAFEPTWPSSVVCMGVFDGVHLGHQEVIRAAVSSALGRGLPSVVATFDRHPASVLRPERCPPAIASLDANLRYIERLGADVALVIPFTADFSRIEPERFLEEVLVGKLRASQMVVGHDFAFGHERRGTAEWLAGQVETRIIQPFLHEGMRVSSSHIRELIAAGDVEAAGRLLGRPFELEGIVVEGAKVGRTLGYPTANLAIEKRQAIPDDGAYGGFAVTPFGAFRAAISIGNRPTFNGQARTIEAYLLDYPGDSLYGRHVRFGLLSRLHPQVRFESVQGLKAQIEEDVALVRGWELSHVL; this comes from the coding sequence ATGCAGATCGTGGTCGGCGCCGACGCCTTTGAGCCCACCTGGCCCTCGAGCGTGGTGTGCATGGGGGTCTTCGACGGGGTGCATCTGGGCCATCAAGAAGTGATCCGGGCCGCCGTGTCCAGCGCACTCGGCCGGGGGCTGCCGAGCGTTGTGGCCACCTTCGACCGACATCCTGCTTCGGTTCTGCGCCCCGAGAGATGTCCTCCCGCCATTGCGTCGCTCGACGCCAACCTTCGCTACATCGAGCGCCTCGGAGCAGACGTGGCCTTGGTGATTCCCTTCACGGCGGATTTCAGCAGGATCGAGCCGGAGCGGTTCCTTGAGGAAGTGCTCGTCGGCAAGCTGCGTGCGAGCCAGATGGTGGTCGGACATGATTTCGCCTTCGGACACGAGAGGCGTGGCACCGCCGAGTGGCTCGCCGGCCAAGTGGAGACCCGCATCATCCAGCCCTTTTTGCACGAAGGCATGCGCGTGAGCAGCTCCCACATCCGCGAGCTGATTGCCGCTGGCGACGTCGAGGCCGCCGGAAGGCTGCTGGGACGGCCGTTTGAGTTGGAGGGAATCGTCGTGGAGGGCGCCAAGGTGGGCAGAACCCTGGGCTATCCAACCGCCAACCTCGCCATCGAAAAAAGACAAGCCATCCCGGACGACGGGGCCTATGGGGGTTTTGCCGTGACCCCGTTCGGAGCTTTTCGTGCGGCGATCAGCATTGGCAACCGGCCGACCTTCAATGGCCAAGCGAGAACCATTGAAGCCTATCTTCTCGACTATCCTGGTGATAGCCTCTACGGGCGCCACGTTCGCTTCGGATTGCTCTCCAGGCTCCATCCGCAAGTCCGGTTCGAAAGCGTTCAGGGCTTGAAGGCTCAGATCGAAGAGGACGTGGCGCTCGTCCGGGGCTGGGAGTTGAGCCATGTCCTTTAG
- the fabD gene encoding ACP S-malonyltransferase, with the protein MIALLFPGQGSQAEGMGKELFDVSAAARDVFSEASEAVGRDLQTLCFTADLATLSQTQNTQIALYVTSMAAHAALLEAAPGLKLSYCAGHSIGEYAALTTAGIVPLSEGAKMVQRRGDLMGSAGSERPGKMAAVLGLERDAVQTLCEDASEGSSIAVVANDNCPGQLIISGDAAAIGRAAVLAAERNVKFMPLPVSGAFHSPLMQAPAEALGAFLRAFSFAPATSGVRVVSNVSAAPVGDEASWPELLQAQLLNPVRWTESMRTMVSLGVDTFIECGSKTVLSGFVKRIAPEATRLNVGDAASLQATVEALLQGATA; encoded by the coding sequence ATGATCGCACTCCTCTTTCCCGGCCAGGGTTCGCAGGCCGAGGGCATGGGAAAGGAACTCTTCGATGTGAGCGCCGCCGCCCGCGATGTGTTCTCCGAAGCCTCCGAGGCCGTGGGCCGCGACCTTCAGACGCTTTGCTTCACTGCAGACCTTGCCACCCTGTCCCAGACTCAAAACACCCAGATCGCCCTTTACGTGACGAGCATGGCAGCCCATGCAGCGCTCCTTGAGGCGGCCCCCGGGCTTAAGCTCTCCTATTGCGCAGGCCACAGCATCGGCGAATATGCGGCGCTGACGACGGCAGGGATCGTCCCGCTGAGCGAAGGGGCCAAAATGGTCCAGCGACGGGGCGACCTGATGGGCTCAGCCGGATCCGAACGGCCAGGGAAGATGGCGGCGGTCCTTGGGTTGGAGAGGGACGCCGTTCAGACGCTTTGCGAAGACGCATCGGAGGGTTCCAGCATCGCCGTCGTGGCCAACGACAACTGCCCGGGCCAACTCATCATTAGCGGCGACGCGGCGGCCATCGGCCGCGCGGCTGTGCTTGCCGCCGAGCGGAACGTCAAGTTCATGCCCTTGCCGGTCAGCGGCGCTTTCCACAGCCCTCTGATGCAAGCCCCCGCCGAGGCTCTGGGGGCTTTCCTAAGGGCGTTCTCGTTCGCTCCGGCCACTTCAGGCGTTCGCGTGGTCAGCAATGTGTCCGCTGCGCCTGTGGGCGATGAGGCGAGCTGGCCAGAGCTGCTTCAAGCCCAGTTGCTCAATCCAGTTCGTTGGACCGAATCCATGCGGACAATGGTCTCGCTTGGAGTTGACACCTTCATCGAATGCGGCTCGAAGACGGTGTTGTCGGGGTTCGTCAAACGGATCGCGCCGGAGGCCACGCGCCTCAACGTCGGCGACGCCGCATCGCTTCAGGCCACCGTCGAAGCCCTTCTCCAGGGAGCCACAGCATGA
- the fabG gene encoding 3-oxoacyl-[acyl-carrier-protein] reductase translates to MTLQDQVAIVTGASRGIGRAIALRLAQEGAKVACVATTLDGASATAEAIRDAGGAAEPFACDVSDGHQVDTLFADVVEKLGGCAILVNNAGVTRDTLILRMSEDDWDRVLSVNLKGAFLTIRAASKLMMRARYGRIVNISSIIGIGGGSGQANYAAAKAGLIGLTKTVAKEFGSRNITCNAVAPGFIETDMTADLPTEFRDYVVKNAPAGRLGSPDDVASAVAYLASPGSAYVTGQVLVVDGGLTM, encoded by the coding sequence ATGACACTACAGGACCAAGTCGCCATCGTGACGGGCGCCTCGCGCGGCATCGGACGCGCCATCGCCCTCCGTTTGGCTCAGGAAGGCGCCAAGGTCGCCTGCGTCGCCACCACGCTCGATGGCGCGAGCGCCACGGCCGAGGCTATCCGCGATGCTGGCGGGGCCGCCGAGCCGTTCGCTTGCGATGTTTCCGATGGCCACCAGGTCGACACGCTCTTTGCCGACGTCGTCGAGAAGCTTGGCGGCTGCGCGATTCTCGTCAACAACGCGGGCGTCACGCGCGACACCCTGATCCTTCGCATGAGCGAGGACGATTGGGACCGCGTGCTGTCGGTCAACCTCAAGGGCGCCTTCCTGACGATCCGTGCAGCTTCGAAGCTTATGATGCGCGCTCGCTACGGGCGAATCGTCAACATTTCCAGCATCATCGGGATCGGCGGCGGCAGCGGACAAGCCAACTATGCCGCGGCCAAAGCGGGCCTTATCGGCCTCACCAAGACCGTCGCCAAGGAGTTCGGCAGCCGCAATATCACCTGCAACGCCGTTGCACCCGGATTCATCGAGACCGACATGACCGCCGACCTCCCGACGGAGTTCCGCGACTACGTCGTCAAAAACGCGCCTGCCGGCCGGCTGGGCTCTCCTGATGACGTGGCTTCCGCCGTCGCCTACCTCGCTTCACCTGGCTCAGCGTATGTCACTGGGCAGGTGCTGGTGGTCGACGGAGGACTCACGATGTAG
- a CDS encoding PEP-CTERM sorting domain-containing protein produces MKKAIILLAGISALSAASLAGITYDGMGGHQTVKVTFHGSNHNYSNDNVTAGKLKFQDPTNGCGLGTTFYSLCVDLDRNVGSSAFNVSCTDTFGAGGGLEMAGKICRAFFAAAGTSNSKCAALQVAIWEALYDGVANGGATPDFSHGAFKCSTSSVLAQATIYYSAATNPTGNSRYLRPTGSKGQAQIAPVPEPATVGVLVAGAIGLIRRRSRKNQK; encoded by the coding sequence ATGAAGAAGGCAATCATCTTGCTTGCTGGCATCTCGGCACTTTCTGCCGCGTCCTTGGCGGGCATCACCTACGATGGCATGGGCGGGCACCAGACCGTGAAGGTCACATTCCACGGCTCGAACCACAACTATAGCAACGACAACGTGACGGCTGGGAAGCTGAAGTTCCAGGACCCTACGAATGGCTGCGGCCTGGGAACGACGTTCTATTCGCTTTGCGTGGACCTCGACCGCAACGTTGGGAGCAGCGCTTTCAACGTAAGCTGCACGGACACGTTTGGCGCGGGCGGCGGGCTGGAAATGGCCGGCAAGATCTGCCGGGCGTTCTTCGCAGCGGCGGGCACCAGCAACTCCAAGTGTGCGGCCCTTCAGGTCGCCATTTGGGAAGCGCTGTATGACGGCGTGGCCAACGGTGGCGCGACTCCTGATTTCTCGCACGGCGCGTTCAAGTGCTCGACCAGCTCCGTGCTGGCGCAAGCCACGATCTACTACTCTGCTGCGACGAACCCGACGGGCAACAGCCGCTACCTCAGGCCGACGGGCAGCAAGGGCCAGGCTCAGATCGCCCCTGTGCCGGAGCCTGCGACGGTGGGCGTGTTGGTCGCGGGCGCGATCGGCTTGATCCGAAGGCGCAGCCGCAAGAACCAAAAGTAG
- a CDS encoding PEP-CTERM sorting domain-containing protein: MKRGTFVAALAAILTAVGFADIKYVGLYATQTVKITFNGSNNSWNDSNVTAGKLKFEDPTNACGLGTSFQTVCVDLDHYLDGNFFSVDCQSTFGMGGGIEMAGKIARAFFSAAGNNSANSAALQVAVWEAVYDGVANGGVADFSSGAFKCSSASILAQATAYYAAASNPTGNSLLLKPVPQGSRGQAQITPVPEPASFAVLGLGLLAATRRKRK; encoded by the coding sequence ATGAAAAGGGGCACTTTTGTTGCGGCTCTTGCCGCCATCCTCACCGCCGTTGGCTTTGCCGACATCAAGTACGTGGGCCTTTACGCCACCCAGACCGTGAAGATCACGTTCAACGGGTCCAACAACTCCTGGAACGACAGCAACGTAACGGCAGGCAAGCTGAAGTTTGAAGACCCAACAAACGCGTGCGGGCTTGGCACGAGCTTCCAGACGGTCTGTGTGGACCTCGACCACTATCTCGATGGCAATTTCTTCTCGGTGGATTGCCAGAGCACCTTTGGCATGGGGGGCGGCATCGAGATGGCGGGGAAGATCGCTCGGGCGTTCTTTTCAGCCGCCGGCAACAACAGCGCCAACAGCGCCGCACTGCAGGTGGCGGTTTGGGAAGCGGTCTATGACGGCGTGGCGAACGGCGGCGTCGCGGATTTCTCCAGTGGCGCCTTCAAGTGCTCGAGCGCGTCGATCCTTGCTCAGGCAACCGCCTATTACGCGGCGGCCAGCAACCCGACCGGCAACAGCCTGCTACTGAAGCCCGTGCCGCAAGGCTCGCGGGGGCAAGCGCAGATCACCCCTGTTCCAGAGCCCGCTTCATTTGCCGTGCTGGGCTTGGGGCTCCTTGCCGCGACGAGGCGAAAGCGAAAGTAG
- a CDS encoding right-handed parallel beta-helix repeat-containing protein encodes MVGAFFFVGFLLTPQGPRQLLRDDVAIQSSTNLKSGTYNVSDPNRNGVVQISGHDFTVDFKGAWLISESGYKAKLDQVEGTGILIKNARNVTLKNATVRGYRWNIRVEDSRGIKLENCDVGYSRSQRIMNGEQPINIFLDLRNVEAWRSYGAGIWVERCSGVQVARCSGSGAQNGALVVNSSKCNVSGNDFSFLSGWGIGFYGSSDNVASWNKCDFVNRPWGGGWGGDSAALVVVNGSHRNFIVGNSLTHSGDGFFLSDHRNGGDFDPKTLGFDGSCNDNVIAYNDGSWSTANAFEHIYELGPAEQVRRLRTGTGPGNASRGQLLRR; translated from the coding sequence ATGGTCGGCGCCTTCTTTTTCGTTGGCTTCCTGTTGACACCCCAGGGTCCCCGCCAGCTCTTGCGGGACGACGTGGCGATTCAGTCCTCTACCAACCTCAAATCGGGAACCTACAATGTCTCAGACCCCAACCGGAACGGCGTGGTGCAGATCTCAGGCCACGACTTCACCGTGGACTTCAAGGGCGCGTGGCTGATCTCGGAGAGCGGCTACAAGGCCAAGCTCGACCAGGTGGAGGGAACGGGAATCCTCATCAAGAACGCGCGGAACGTCACCCTGAAAAACGCCACCGTGCGCGGCTACAGGTGGAACATCCGGGTCGAAGACTCGCGGGGAATCAAGCTCGAAAACTGCGACGTGGGCTACAGCCGCTCGCAGAGGATCATGAACGGCGAGCAGCCGATCAACATCTTCCTCGACCTGCGAAACGTGGAAGCTTGGCGAAGCTACGGCGCGGGGATCTGGGTGGAAAGGTGTTCGGGTGTTCAGGTTGCCAGGTGCTCTGGTTCGGGGGCGCAAAACGGCGCGCTGGTCGTCAACTCGTCGAAGTGTAACGTCTCCGGCAACGACTTTTCGTTCCTCTCTGGCTGGGGGATCGGGTTCTACGGGTCCTCGGACAACGTCGCCTCCTGGAACAAGTGCGACTTCGTGAACCGGCCCTGGGGTGGCGGTTGGGGAGGCGATTCGGCCGCGCTGGTGGTGGTGAACGGGTCCCATCGGAACTTCATCGTCGGCAACTCGCTGACCCATTCCGGCGACGGGTTCTTCCTGTCCGATCATCGCAATGGTGGCGACTTCGACCCCAAAACCCTCGGCTTCGACGGCAGTTGCAACGACAATGTGATCGCCTACAACGACGGCTCCTGGTCGACGGCGAATGCGTTTGAGCATATTTATGAACTGGGTCCAGCGGAACAGGTTCGACGGCTTCGCACTGGAACAGGGCCAGGGAACGCGAGTCGAGGGCAACTACTTCGAAGATAA
- a CDS encoding GTP cyclohydrolase I FolE2 → MSDTHKPLADIQSTHDTRNISIDRVGVRGVKYPIVVMDRENETQHTIGDFTLTVDLPHQFKGTHMSRFIEVLSAHRHEVSAKRLPEILDALRERLNAEKAHIEVTFPYFIEKLAPVTGMASMMEYLCTFIAEKDGKMDFVMQVQVPITTLCPCSKEIADYGAHNQRGLVTAQVRFRKHIWLEEIIRQIEDAASCELYPLLKRPDEKWVTEKAYDTPRFVEDVVREVALRFNAEERIKWYRIEVENFESIHAHNAYACLERTK, encoded by the coding sequence ATGAGCGACACGCACAAGCCGCTGGCAGACATCCAGAGCACGCACGACACCCGCAACATTTCCATCGACCGCGTCGGCGTTCGGGGTGTCAAGTATCCCATCGTCGTGATGGACCGCGAAAACGAAACGCAGCACACCATCGGCGATTTCACGCTGACCGTGGACCTGCCACACCAGTTCAAGGGCACTCACATGAGCCGCTTTATAGAGGTGCTCAGCGCGCACCGCCACGAGGTCAGCGCCAAGAGGCTTCCAGAGATTCTGGACGCTCTGCGCGAGCGCCTCAACGCAGAGAAGGCGCATATCGAGGTCACATTCCCCTACTTCATCGAGAAGCTTGCGCCAGTCACTGGAATGGCCAGCATGATGGAGTACCTCTGCACGTTTATCGCCGAAAAGGACGGCAAGATGGACTTCGTGATGCAGGTGCAGGTGCCGATTACCACCCTGTGCCCTTGCAGCAAGGAGATCGCCGACTACGGCGCCCACAACCAGCGCGGCCTCGTGACGGCACAGGTCAGATTCCGCAAGCACATATGGCTTGAAGAGATCATCCGGCAGATCGAAGACGCCGCCTCCTGCGAGCTTTACCCGCTCCTCAAGAGGCCCGACGAGAAGTGGGTGACCGAGAAGGCCTACGACACCCCGAGGTTCGTCGAGGACGTGGTGCGCGAGGTCGCGCTCCGCTTCAATGCCGAGGAGCGGATCAAGTGGTACCGGATCGAGGTGGAGAACTTCGAGTCCATCCACGCGCACAACGCCTATGCTTGCCTTGAGCGAACCAAGTAA
- a CDS encoding molybdenum cofactor guanylyltransferase, whose product MEVEAVLLTGGASRRMGADKSRLLVGGEQAAVRLARELAEAFGQVTVLGREPLEGHAFQQDASDYEGPLSALARLKPTADWIFVCSCDLPLASAGDFRKLWSLRQEGKALAPVLKGRLQPLCALYPASCFAIFRQSFLSGTRSLMAALKEFPVVEAPEAALHSAGIQPPALAGANTAEEWARLLDTPHQVP is encoded by the coding sequence ATGGAGGTCGAGGCGGTACTCCTCACCGGTGGCGCGAGCCGCAGAATGGGCGCCGACAAGTCCAGGCTCCTCGTTGGCGGCGAGCAAGCGGCGGTCCGACTCGCTCGAGAGCTTGCGGAGGCCTTTGGCCAGGTGACGGTGTTGGGCCGCGAACCCCTTGAGGGACACGCATTTCAGCAAGACGCCTCGGACTACGAGGGCCCACTCTCCGCTCTGGCACGGCTTAAGCCAACAGCCGACTGGATCTTCGTGTGCTCCTGCGATCTTCCGCTCGCAAGCGCCGGGGATTTTCGCAAACTCTGGAGCTTGCGGCAGGAAGGCAAGGCCCTCGCACCCGTCCTGAAGGGCAGGCTTCAGCCGCTTTGCGCCCTATACCCAGCTTCCTGCTTCGCCATCTTCCGACAGTCTTTTTTGTCGGGAACTCGTTCGCTCATGGCCGCCTTGAAGGAATTTCCGGTCGTCGAGGCCCCGGAGGCCGCGCTTCATTCGGCCGGGATTCAACCTCCGGCGCTTGCAGGAGCCAATACTGCTGAGGAGTGGGCCAGACTCCTCGACACGCCCCACCAGGTTCCCTGA
- a CDS encoding HlyC/CorC family transporter translates to MGDGSLARLLASILIIVASAFFVAAEYSLVGCRKSKMEALARRGNKMARRVVAALNDMNRHIAGVQICITLCGIGAGSVAEPYVAGLLNTALGVEVGHSIWMTALSLLVVTFLMVVIGELVPKYVVLQRTDHLALVVVPPLSVLVAALTPLIWVIDRSGAGILRLFGIRIDEKRSEAIPKEEMLLLLKAQSAEGVLEDVHAKMLARALQLDKLDAKDVMVHRMDIRWLDISLGLEELIDGLSLVPNTRIPVCRGDVDDVAGVLYIHDFVRHLKDKPFVLESILRPVVVVPENLTLDRIVERMQASHTQIVIVVDEYGGTAGLVTLEDVVEEIFGEIEDRMEFDRPPIEGHAGGRLSARSEVRYDELIEWLGIELPDAPPTDTLAQIMSERLGRVPRLGDTADLAIGVMRVENMARRRITRVSIQLSAETRGAVHRLELFDGS, encoded by the coding sequence ATGGGCGACGGTTCGTTGGCGCGTCTATTGGCCTCCATCCTGATCATCGTGGCGAGCGCCTTTTTCGTCGCCGCCGAATACAGCTTGGTGGGTTGCCGCAAGTCCAAGATGGAAGCCTTGGCGAGGCGCGGCAACAAGATGGCCAGGCGCGTGGTTGCTGCGCTGAACGATATGAACCGCCACATCGCTGGCGTTCAGATCTGCATCACGCTCTGCGGCATCGGGGCTGGCTCGGTCGCCGAGCCCTATGTCGCGGGCTTGCTCAACACGGCTCTTGGGGTCGAGGTCGGGCACAGCATCTGGATGACCGCCCTTTCTCTGCTGGTCGTCACCTTCCTCATGGTGGTCATCGGCGAGCTGGTGCCGAAATACGTCGTCTTGCAAAGGACCGATCATCTGGCCCTGGTGGTCGTTCCACCGCTCAGCGTGCTCGTCGCCGCCCTGACACCCCTTATTTGGGTGATCGACCGAAGCGGCGCCGGCATCCTGCGGCTCTTCGGAATTCGAATTGACGAGAAGCGCTCGGAGGCGATTCCCAAAGAGGAGATGCTGCTCTTGCTCAAGGCGCAATCGGCCGAGGGAGTCCTCGAGGACGTCCATGCGAAGATGTTGGCCCGTGCCCTGCAGCTGGACAAACTCGACGCGAAGGACGTCATGGTCCACCGAATGGACATTCGGTGGCTCGACATCTCGCTTGGCCTGGAAGAACTGATCGACGGGCTGTCTCTCGTGCCGAACACGCGGATACCGGTTTGCCGTGGGGACGTGGACGACGTGGCGGGCGTTCTTTACATCCACGACTTTGTCCGGCACCTGAAGGACAAGCCGTTCGTTCTTGAGTCCATCCTTCGCCCCGTGGTGGTGGTGCCCGAGAACCTGACCCTTGACCGGATCGTGGAGCGGATGCAGGCGTCCCACACCCAAATCGTCATCGTGGTGGACGAATACGGCGGCACTGCCGGGTTGGTGACGCTCGAAGACGTGGTCGAGGAGATTTTTGGTGAGATCGAGGACCGCATGGAGTTCGACCGGCCCCCGATCGAGGGCCATGCAGGGGGTCGGCTTTCCGCGCGCTCGGAGGTCCGATACGACGAGTTGATCGAGTGGCTTGGGATCGAGCTTCCGGACGCCCCTCCGACCGATACGCTCGCGCAGATCATGTCCGAGCGGCTGGGGCGTGTGCCTCGCCTTGGCGACACCGCCGACCTGGCCATCGGCGTCATGCGGGTGGAAAACATGGCGAGGCGGCGCATCACGCGCGTGTCGATCCAGCTTAGCGCTGAGACCCGGGGCGCCGTGCACCGCCTGGAGCTCTTTGACGGAAGCTAG
- the gmk gene encoding guanylate kinase, giving the protein MRGSLVLLSGPSGVGKDAILDALIARDPRIHRVVTYTTRQPRAGEQNGVDYHFVSLNRFFELAQAGHFFEYMNVFADDWYASPRTDAERMESEGKIAVLKIDVEGANEVRRQRPDALSIIILPPSMEELERRIRARGGDDEASIQRRLAKANWELGFADRYTHQVVNDDLQSATETVYGLIAS; this is encoded by the coding sequence ATGAGGGGCAGCCTGGTCCTGCTCAGCGGCCCGAGCGGGGTGGGCAAGGACGCGATCCTCGATGCCCTGATCGCCAGAGACCCCAGGATTCACCGTGTGGTGACCTACACCACCCGCCAACCAAGAGCGGGCGAGCAAAACGGCGTCGATTATCACTTCGTCTCGCTGAACCGGTTCTTCGAACTTGCGCAGGCAGGACATTTCTTCGAGTACATGAACGTGTTCGCAGACGATTGGTACGCCAGTCCGCGCACGGATGCCGAGCGGATGGAATCGGAGGGCAAGATCGCCGTGCTCAAGATAGATGTGGAAGGGGCGAACGAGGTGCGCCGACAGCGACCGGACGCGCTGTCGATCATCATTCTGCCGCCTTCGATGGAGGAGTTGGAGCGGCGCATTCGGGCGCGCGGCGGGGATGACGAGGCTTCGATCCAGCGCAGGCTCGCCAAAGCCAATTGGGAACTCGGGTTCGCCGACCGCTACACCCATCAGGTGGTCAACGACGACTTGCAAAGCGCCACCGAGACCGTGTATGGGCTCATTGCATCCTAG
- a CDS encoding YvcK family protein: MINRHRLKKLFAPTAGLRKAVALFVAGLFFFLVGAALSFKLVILPVLEWLERGASGILQVLVPANSLELATHMMGGALLFLGMYCSYVGLRAVIFQVIRTLTGFGTGMVDVYVQRQRLAQGPRIVALGGGTGLSTLLRGLKTHSSNITAIVTVTDDGGSSGRLVKDKGIIPPGDMRNCLVALADAEKSMTDLFQHRFGKDSGSLSGHSIGNLLIAALVDQAHGDFEKAIEIASDVLLIRGRVVPSTMEHVRLRAVMEDGTEVCGETKIVGFGKRIRRIYLDPERVDPYAGAIEAIHNADLICIGPGSVYTSVIPNLLVPGIAEALRDSKATKAYVCNVMTQPGESDAFTASEHVTAIQANVEFRTFDTVLVNTGVPSAIAIEKYREFGQFLVDPDVDRIRAMGYKTLSSDLMSESDFVRHDPMKVAARLVSLVER, encoded by the coding sequence ATGATCAACCGGCACCGACTGAAGAAACTCTTCGCCCCAACCGCCGGCCTGCGCAAGGCCGTTGCGCTCTTTGTGGCGGGGCTCTTCTTCTTCCTTGTCGGCGCCGCGCTCAGCTTTAAGCTCGTCATCCTCCCCGTTTTGGAGTGGCTCGAGCGGGGCGCGAGCGGCATCCTCCAGGTGCTAGTCCCCGCCAATTCGCTCGAACTTGCGACCCACATGATGGGGGGTGCGCTGCTCTTTCTGGGCATGTACTGCAGCTACGTCGGGCTGCGCGCGGTGATCTTCCAAGTGATACGAACGCTCACGGGCTTCGGCACCGGCATGGTGGACGTGTATGTGCAGCGCCAGAGGCTGGCACAGGGGCCTCGAATCGTCGCTCTGGGAGGCGGCACAGGACTCAGCACGCTGCTTCGCGGCCTGAAGACCCACTCCTCCAACATCACCGCCATCGTCACCGTCACCGATGATGGCGGCTCCAGCGGACGGCTGGTCAAGGATAAGGGCATCATCCCGCCCGGCGACATGCGCAACTGTCTGGTGGCATTGGCCGACGCTGAAAAGTCCATGACCGACCTCTTCCAGCACCGCTTCGGAAAGGACAGCGGGAGCCTTTCTGGACACTCCATCGGGAACCTACTAATAGCCGCCTTGGTGGACCAGGCTCACGGCGACTTCGAAAAGGCCATTGAGATCGCCTCCGACGTCCTTCTCATCCGTGGCCGCGTCGTGCCTTCGACCATGGAGCACGTTAGGCTCCGGGCGGTGATGGAGGATGGCACGGAGGTCTGCGGTGAGACCAAGATCGTCGGCTTCGGAAAACGAATTCGGCGCATCTACCTCGACCCAGAGCGCGTGGACCCCTATGCCGGCGCGATTGAGGCGATCCACAACGCGGACCTCATCTGCATCGGCCCGGGAAGCGTATACACCTCGGTCATTCCCAATCTCCTGGTGCCAGGCATCGCCGAGGCGCTGCGCGATTCGAAAGCGACGAAGGCCTACGTCTGCAACGTTATGACCCAGCCCGGCGAGAGCGACGCCTTTACGGCCTCCGAGCACGTCACCGCCATCCAGGCAAATGTGGAATTCCGCACTTTTGACACGGTGCTCGTGAATACCGGCGTGCCCAGCGCCATTGCCATCGAAAAGTACCGCGAGTTCGGCCAGTTTCTGGTGGACCCGGACGTCGACCGCATCCGTGCGATGGGCTACAAGACCCTCAGCTCCGACCTGATGAGCGAATCTGATTTCGTCCGCCACGACCCGATGAAGGTGGCGGCCAGACTCGTGTCGCTGGTGGAGCGATGA
- a CDS encoding phage holin family protein, with translation MGRLLLRWILLALSVWGAAQLCRILGLGFVTDLKSSDDTLRFLLGVAVLALLNATLGNLLKFLTIPLNCLTLGLFSLVVNALVLMFAASLGLGYHLAGDEMQKFLAAFVGSLLISFINGLLGSFLGDGKNGDKD, from the coding sequence ATGGGAAGATTGCTGCTGCGCTGGATCTTGCTGGCCCTCTCCGTCTGGGGCGCAGCCCAACTCTGCCGGATCCTGGGACTCGGCTTCGTCACCGACCTCAAGAGTTCGGATGACACCCTCAGGTTCCTGCTCGGCGTAGCGGTGCTTGCGCTCCTCAACGCCACTCTCGGCAATCTGCTCAAGTTCCTCACCATCCCCCTCAACTGCCTGACCCTCGGGCTGTTCTCATTGGTCGTCAACGCCCTGGTTCTCATGTTTGCCGCGAGCCTGGGGCTCGGCTACCACCTGGCGGGCGACGAGATGCAGAAGTTCCTGGCGGCGTTTGTGGGCAGCCTGCTCATCAGCTTCATCAATGGTCTGCTCGGGTCGTTCCTCGGCGACGGCAAAAACGGCGACAAGGACTGA